The following proteins are co-located in the Planctomycetota bacterium genome:
- a CDS encoding YqgE/AlgH family protein: MPSLAGQFLIAAPSLRDPNFYRSVILIVQHDDEGALGLIVNRPMELTVADAVDDDVEAADGLESQLHLGGPCPGLLSVLHDDNAIGHDVIEGVRFTNDRAEIERLMRSDPARSKYIAGYAGWGPAQLEDEVSEDAWLIADAKADDVFREPPDLWQRLLTRLHLEQYIDPERIPDEPGLN; the protein is encoded by the coding sequence GTGCCCTCGCTTGCCGGTCAGTTTCTCATCGCCGCCCCGTCGCTGCGGGATCCGAACTTCTACCGCAGCGTCATTCTCATCGTGCAGCACGATGACGAAGGTGCGCTGGGCCTGATCGTCAATCGGCCGATGGAGTTGACCGTCGCCGACGCGGTGGACGATGATGTCGAGGCAGCCGACGGGCTGGAGAGCCAGTTGCACTTGGGCGGACCATGTCCGGGCTTGCTCTCGGTGCTGCACGACGACAACGCCATTGGCCATGATGTGATCGAGGGCGTTAGGTTCACCAACGACCGTGCGGAAATCGAACGGCTCATGCGCTCGGACCCCGCGCGGAGCAAGTACATCGCGGGCTACGCCGGCTGGGGACCGGCCCAGCTCGAAGACGAGGTCTCCGAAGACGCCTGGCTCATCGCCGACGCGAAAGCCGACGACGTGTTCCGTGAGCCGCCCGACCTTTGGCAGCGTCTACTCACACGGCTGCATCTCGAGCAATACATCGACCCCGAGCGCATCCCCGACGAACCGGGGCTGAACTGA